The DNA segment cataccataagtattctccactacagttagcgtttggtcgagaaccaaacatttcccattTTAGAATATTTGGTTGTGcagtatatgtgcctgtagcaccaccacaacgtacaaagatgggaccacaaagaagattgggaatatatgttggttgtgattccCCATCAATTATACGATATCTCGAACCACaaactggtgacgtctttacggCACGTTTCGCCGATTGTCACTTTGATGAGaaagtattcccagttctagggggagaaaacaaaaatgtagaaaatgatatcaaatggagtgtaccttcgttactatatcttgatcctcctactaaagagtctgaactagaagttcgacgaatcatgcatttacagagtatagctaatcagctacctgatgcatttgcggATACCAaaacggtaactaaatctcatataccagccgCGAATGCTCCTGCTTGTATCAAAATAACAAATGAGCAAAGAAAGGCAGACGATACACGAGAGTCTAAAACACGCTTGAAGCGTGGCAGACCTACTGgttctaagaataaaaatcctagaaaacaaaAGGAAGTCGAAATAAATGACACACCCAAAATAgcggaaaatattttggaagaaacaaATAATGAGGATACTGACAAAGTAGAGCATCATGAGTCAGAAAagaatcatgagatttctatcaactacatccataataagaagatatggaatagaaatgaacaggatgatgttgatgatgctttctcatatattgtgtcaagtgaaataaatgaagaaatcgatgatccagaaccaaaatctgtttatgaatgtcaaaagagataTGATTGGAAACaatggaaagatgcaatacaagctgaacttgattcgcttaataaacgagaagtgtttggatctattgtactcacacctgcagatgtgagaccagtcgggtacaaatgggttttcgttcgaaaacgaaatgagaaaaatgaggttacgagatacaaagctcgtcttgtggctcaaggtttttctcaaagacctggaatcgattatgaagaaacatattctccagttatggatgcaatCACGTTTAGATTTctgatgagtctagccgctgataaaaatctagagatgcgtctcatggatgttgttacagcttatctatatggatcattagatactgatatctacatgaaagttcctgatggttttaaaatgccagaagcattaaattccaaacctaaagagttatgtgcaataaaattgcaaagatcattatatgggctaaagcaatctggacgtatgtggtataatcgtctcagtgagcatttaacaaaagaaggatatgtgaatgatcctatatgtccatgtgttttcattaagaaaacaatgtccggatttgtaataatcgcggtatatgttgatgatcttaacattatcggaactcagaaggaaatacaaaaggcatcagactatctcaaaggagaatttgagatgaaagatcttggacaaacacaatattgtcttggcctacaaatagagcattcacaaaatggtatatttgtgcatcaatccacatacactaaaagagtgttgaaacgatttaggtcacttaatattgaaagtgatccatttcgaccacctgaggagaaagaagagatacttggtccggaagtaccatatctaagtgcaattggagcgctaatgtaccttgcaaattgtacacggcctgatatatcatttgctgtaaatcttttggcaagattcagctcatctccaactcggagacattggaatgggattaaacatgtttttcgttacctccaagggaccattgatttgggtttattttaccctaaaaattcaaaaggtcaaatgattggttttgcagatgcaggatatctttcagatccacacaaagcccgatcgcaaacggGATATGTTTTCACGAttggaggcactgctatatcttggcgttctcagaaacaaacgctcgtggctacttcttcaaatcatgctgaaatcatcgcactccatgaagcaagtagagaatgtgtttggctaagatcaataagccgacacatctgttcaagcagtgggattgacgGAAATACAGAGCCAACTATCCtctatgaagataatgcagcatgtgttactcaaacaaaggacggatatatcaaaagtgatagaacgaagcatattcatccaaagttcttctcatacactcaagagctcgtgaaaaagaaagagattgaagtaagatatgtccgatcatgcgacaatgcagccgaccttttcacaaaatcacttccgactgcggtattcagaaaacatgtccataacattggaatgcgtcatcagaaggatctatgactgctcattcgagggggagcttacgtagttgtactctttttacctatggtttttcccattgggttttcctagaaaggtttttaacgaggcaacaaagacgttaagcaaGAAGCGATAGTGACACTGGtctccaagggggagtgttgtAAACGTGAAGAAAAACAACGTCAAAATAATACGCACCAAAACTTGACATTTTCGCATTGTTATTTACTATGTGGAGCCCACCGTCACTATGCACACACAGTAACTTTCTCTTTTTcacttctatataaacgatcgtttcgATCAATTGTAATACaccatctcttcttcctcttataACATATTCTCTCTCGTTATTATCTTATATCAGTAGTATCTCCTTTCTGCGGGTATAAAATTTCGCTCTTAATTAAATTTCTctatactataaaattataagttatttcataacaagATATTAATCATTGTTCATGAATTTCTATTAACTATTATGTGATGTTAAGTGATTATtcctaaatatttatataacattttcttTGATATAGTAGTATGACCCCTGAATcataataaaactattaaaaagttaaattgGGGAtagatattacaaaaaaaaaattggttttaatatgtttatataatattcTTCCACCTGAAAAAAAGCTGCGATTTTTGGAATatagttttttaatataataacttaACTGGTAATaagttttgtatttaattttttttagtcgtatgaaaaatatataaatatatttgtaatttttttttgtatttaaaaattttgtaggTAAAATGaaacatcattttttttaacatcaattttattaaatattaagaaGAGTTTACATAGTCATTATGCAGTAGAGATGATACTGATCTAGGGATGTAATaataatattcaaataaattcaaTGTATCTATCTTGGCTAACTTGTCTGCCACTCCATTGCCATCTCTGTTTATCCAATTGAATTCGACCTCTTGGATTTTTCCTGCTCCACCATCTTGCTTCTCTAACCCAGTTATATAAACCAAACTGCAATTTCCTTGATTGTAAGTTATCAATCATTTTCTTGTTATCACCTTTGAAGATCACCGTAGTATAGCCTTTTATCCAACATTGTTGCATAGCTACTAATATATTCCGCTTCCAACGGTGATGAGACTCTATTTCATTTCGCATGCCCTGCTCCTCTATATTCACCATATTCACCACGTATCACCCATCCCATCTTACATTGGGTTATAGTTGAAGTAacataaattgtaaaaattatGAAGCAATTGTAAGACatactaaataatataaattgtcataaaaattgaaatcatatttagttttatattgaaaatactATCTTAAATCGAAACAAAATTTGTTGGCTAAACATCACTTGTATGACTTTTTctaaacaagaatatttgttttcGAAAACTGATACAACTTGTATTTTTTATCAGTAAGCACCTGCCCCAGATACCAGGCCTACCTTATCAAATGAGATATGCGTGTGGTATACCGTATATGCTTGTGGTATATGCTAACGAAATGAGATTCCTGATTACAGGTCGTACGGGTTGTACGGCGTCTTAGAACACTTAAAAATTACTTGTAATATAGTTTGTTACCTTTGATGTGACAACatagatttatttgtttatttggttGGTTAATACTATCTCTTTATATATGTGTTGCAGGTCAATCATATTCCACATATATTTCAGGACAATACCAACCAAAAAAGCTTCAATAGAAAAAgctaaaaaaaattgtctttAATCAAGCAAAAATGTGTGCATTGGGCTCTCCATTGTTCCCAAACTTTGGGTGGGAGTCAACGGAAGAGTACGAGAGCTACAACATTGTCGGAGATAACAATAGCAAAGAGTTTCTTGACTTTCAGGTACCGAAGACGTATGGAATGGTTCATCGCCAGACCAGCTTAGGGGTTACTTTTTCGTCGGAGGTAAATGGAATAGACAACAATTCGATCGTTATCAAGAAGCTTATTCACAATGCTAATGAGCGTAACCGTCGCAAGAAAACCAACTCTTTGTTCTCAGCTCTTCGTTCATGTCTTCCAGGCTCTGATGAGCGGGTAAGTAGGTTACTCGGATACGTCATCTTAATATGTttcatataaaacaaaattagcaATGGGTTGGCTTTTGGATTTTTTACTacgtaaaagaaaatatatgtttttttttttggaacataagaaaatatatgttatcccttcacttttctttttgctttataTTTTAGCTAAGTAATCCTCAGACGATTTCGCGGAGCATGCAATACATACCGGAGCTGAAAGAGCAAGTGAAGAAGCTAACACAAAAGAAGGAAAACCTCTTGTTGCTAATATCGCGTCAAAGAGAACGTTACGCTATGCCGCAGCCAAAGGTGGTTTGTAGTTATGTCTCCACCGTTTTTGCGACGGAGCTTAGAGACAACGAAGTGATGGTCCACATCTCATCGTCCAAGAATCATAATTTTTCGATATATAATGTACTGAGTGGACTAGAAGAAGATGGGTTTCTCGTGGATGTTTCATCTTCAAATCCTCGCGGAGAACGACTCTTCTATACTTTGCATCTTCAAGTGGACAAGATTGATAATTACAAGCCAATTTGCGAAGAGTTAAGTCAAAGAGTTTTGTTCTTGTATGAGCAATGTGGAAACTCGATTAAATGATATTTGTTCTTGTTTTGAAACTTTTATATAAGGCTGTTGCACTTCCATTTGGTTCACGCGCCCGCAAACGAGCACCATATCGtagataatttaaatttattaaatgatgaaTTTTAAAgctaaatttagaaaaataaataattatacatttcagctgacaaaaaaaattatagatttatttgataaaactaaacattaaagatttgataatatttatttgattaaactaaaacttatatataagttaatgtttaaataattaatacaaaaagtGTTTGGTGTAGCAGTTAGTATGTTCTTATGTGTCCATCAGTGTGAGAGTTCGAACctcccaaaaaaataaattttttgttttacaaaatttatccaaaatgacgttgttttgataaattaataacgGGTTTGACGGTCAATGTATATAATGATGATTTTGAGcgtttatcaaataatttttaattttacaaaatttatccaaaataacATCGTTTATTAACACCTttgatgattatatatatatatatatatatatatatatatatatatatatatatataagtacgATTTTGAGAGGTCATGTAGTATGGTATGGAATATGCACgattagtattttttaaattttgttagttCAGTATAAAATACACACTACTACAAAATCCAGAAAGAAATAGGCAGAACGCGTAAAGTTTAGGTTGAAATAGACCCTTTTACCAGGTATAATGAGATGCAATACAATGCAATGTTGacaaataataattagaaatgaatatttttattataaaaacttagttattgatatttatttattagtaatattaaggatttttatagaaaataatactTTCAAGAATTAAAAGATAAAacgcaaaaataaaataaaattgaggATTAATGTTGGAGCACATCCCCTGAGGGTGGTTCTCCCTCAAAATTTAAgactaactagattttgacccgcgcaggcgcgcgggtgtatattttgaaaaagatgttgatatttgtttttcatgtaattattaggatttggaaaaatgaatccgaggaacataaccgataccgatccaaagatatagtaccaaacccaaacataaattgattaaatattctaattattcaaaattttgttatttagagaaccgaatctgatccgaaccgaagtatttgggtatccgaatttatctaaaaatagatttatatacttatatatattaattatttttagatttaacgtatataaaacatcaaaaatgatacttttaaattggtttaaatacttgaaaatatatatagatagtcaaaagtaaatatctgaaatagttaaagtatactcaaatcaccaaaaatacttaaaataattattgatttcgtatccaaaattttaaatcaagccaattgatatgttaagcttaagtattatggcatatgttattcaaatttatacgtaatatattattttatttatacattttgagaaatttaaaatatataatgatttaagactttaaaaataatttaaattagttatccaaacccaaaccaaacccgcaaagatccaaatcgaactcaaaccaaaatttagaaacattctaataaggctgaaatctttgaccccgaaaactcaaaatacaaacgatcagaactaaacccgtatgggtatccaaaagcccatccctagtcattattatatattgtattttatcatcatataattaatcgtattttatatgtaccatcatataagtaatcatataattaatagtattttatacatatcatcatataaataattacatatattatatttttaaaacttaatatgaaatatgaaaaccataatttgagttggtatttcaaattgggctttgtattatatttttcttatatatattgacaatatttttttataatggttattgaaaaatagtttagtaaaaatccatttttgaatatatgtatatttttgaatcaatttttgatataaatcaaatttgaattattattttgatttgaaatatgtatataaagtttaaattttgttttatggttagtttagaaaaaaaatttttagggaattagattgacccattttggtatattttaaaagtggcttagataactttcaattttttaaaaaaacataagcccattactttttttttaatactactatccttgttt comes from the Brassica napus cultivar Da-Ae chromosome A7, Da-Ae, whole genome shotgun sequence genome and includes:
- the LOC125576442 gene encoding transcription factor ORG3-like, which translates into the protein MCALGSPLFPNFGWESTEEYESYNIVGDNNSKEFLDFQVPKTYGMVHRQTSLGVTFSSEVNGIDNNSIVIKKLIHNANERNRRKKTNSLFSALRSCLPGSDERVSRLLGYTISRSMQYIPELKEQVKKLTQKKENLLLLISRQRERYAMPQPKVVCSYVSTVFATELRDNEVMVHISSSKNHNFSIYNVLSGLEEDGFLVDVSSSNPRGERLFYTLHLQVDKIDNYKPICEELSQRVLFLYEQCGNSIK